The following DNA comes from Miscanthus floridulus cultivar M001 chromosome 5, ASM1932011v1, whole genome shotgun sequence.
GCCGTTAGTACCATTATAATAAATATGGAAGTCGTGAATCATACCTTTCCTTTTGTTATTAGTAATTTTGGTAGGGAAGTTTCTTGTTGCACTTTTATTTCATTAGGATCTTGAAGCGTGCATCTATACTTGTTGCATTTCCCCTCATAAAATTCTCCTGTTTCACGCAGATCCTGGAAGCAAGAGAAGGACTATTGCAAAGTTCACCGACAAAGAACAAGCTGTTATCAGAAAACAGGAATGCTACAGAACCAGAAGATAGTCAGTTGTCACCCTCAAGCATCCAAGACAAGCGTGGAGTATCTGAAGCGCCATCATTCCAAGAACTAACTTCTGACCCTGTGCCTAATgttgagtctgacaagcatcctATCTCAAGTACTGAGGCAGAAATAGTTGACAAGTCTGTAATTCAAGAAGAGTTGGTGATGAAAACTGAGGCAAAGGGTTTACCCACTGAGAAATCTAACCCTCACCCtgcagaggatgatgatgaaaaaGAAGTAGATGATTGGCTACAGGATGTGGATCATGTGCCTAGCAAAACTGGCAACACCACTGCAGttggggaggaggaagatgtaTCCTTCAGCGATCTAGAGGATGACTAGGGGGCTGCTATCATGCGAACCAGCTATCAGCACATTGCTAGATGGTGGCTTCATGAAGAAGTGAAGAACACTCAATTGCTTTGTGCCTCTGGTTTTACCACTTCACTGTCTGGTTCTTTGATTGCCGTAGCAGAATCACGCAACAATGTTTCTCGGCGCGCCCCAATTCCAAGTTGTATCTAAGCAGTCTATCTTTTTTCTCTGTACATAAAGTTCCAGACGCGGTTCTGCATTCCTGCTATATCGCTGTCCTTATGAGCTGCTTCTGATACGAGATTCTGAATGTAATATATTAGAATCATCTATAAGCTGTCAAATATCATGTATCACTTACATGTTGATATCTTCAGAGTTCCTTTTCAAGGAACATGATACACCATACATGTAATCTCAAGGATGAACTCTGCATGCTAAGCTTATGAGCGTTGAGCAGGATACACGTTCCATTTTCTATTCGTCGCTGAGAGGTGAGAGCGGTCACGCTCAACAGTAATTACAGTATCACACATCCCATTAACGGTGGATAAATTGTGTCCTGCGGTACTGCGCTGTTCTTGGTAGTGCTATATGcactttgtgtgtgtgtgttttttttttaaaaaagatcgGAGTGCTATTTGTACCATCTCTCATTTCAAATACAGGCTGTTGTATAATTCTATTGATCTCGATCAAAAAGCAATAATAACTTGACAACTAGTTAGTAGTTAGTATAGTTTTTTTCGAGTTCTAGTTACTATATTCAAAGGTACGGATACAAACGCTTACAAGACGATAGCGTAGCTCACCATATACGCACATCATGTCCGCCGAGTCTATTTCTGATTACGTATCGAGGATATATCATGGTCTGAAAATACTAGATGTAAAAAAAAATGCCCGTACGCGTTATGAAATGGGATGATGAAGCATTAGAAGTGTTCGTACGATTTTTCACAACGGATTACAGCCTGTTCTTATCTGTACATTTTGCATTAACGTTACAGGAAAGTCCATTTCACAACAGTATGACAAAAAGAATTCACTGTTCCGAATAGGATTGGACTAATCAAGGGCAAATACAGCGATACATTAGCTTCACACAAATCAAGTGCAGTTCCATTGGTACAGACTGTCCAAAGTGCTCACAGGCGGACTAACTCCGCATGATGCAGTGTATGAGATTGTTCATAGAGATTCAAGAATGCCCTTCCGTGGCCACACCATATTCCTCGACAAGCTTCGTCGCGAGTCCCATAAGATCCACAAATGCGTTAAACGATGCTCGTAGAAACCGGGCCTCCACAGCTGCAAAGCGCCTGAATTCCCAAAATAAGAGGACTTTTCAGTGTTATGGCTTGATACAGCAATGCATAGACGACAGTTAGGGATGACAGAGCGGATATACTAACACGGCCAGCTTGCTGCCTGATAGAGTCATCTCTCTCTTCACCTTGTCAGGCTGCAACTGCAATACAAAGTTGCAAAGTCGTCGGCAACAAGAAAACTGGATGAGTTCATGAAGTGCTAGTACGTAGAGTACAACTACTTTACCTCCTTGTCAACCGCCAACGTTTTGTAGACTATGGATGCATTTTCCTCAGACCCATAATCAACTTCAAGGTTACTGCCAAACTAATATGTCAGTGTTGCACTGCGCCTTCTACTCAGAAATCGtttacagcagaaataaaatgTGTGGGCACGGTACGGCAGTAGGGGTAACATGTACATTGCATTTTTTTTGACACATCAGTAAAATATCATCTCAAATTATCATCAGAGCAAGGTGTCGAGGTCAATCGGGAAACCAAGCAAGCTATGAATACTGATATCAAGTTACCCCTAGTCCATCGATGTCATAATAAGGATGGACTTGCCAAACTACATCTACAGGCTACCAATTGGCACAAGCTCAATCAGTTCTCCCAACAATCATTCATGAAAAATACACACGGTAATACATGGAGAAAATACATAGTATTTACTTCGATTTTGCATCAAAGAGGATCTGAACAAAGAGGATGGTCTAGGCATTCATTCACACATACTTCAATTTTCTGCCTAATAATAACGGTTAGTTTCTTTTGAGGAAATCCGTCGAACAAGACACAAGCATAACGTTGCAGAGTCAACAGCGGTCGCACTGCAAAGGAATCGTAATGGCAAATTGGCTGAGGAAGGAAGCTATGCACCTAAACGGTATGCAAATCTGACTGCATCGGCACACGGCCGACCAAGGATAAAAGGGAGGGAGACTGGTAGACGGGCAGGGAGGGAGGACTCACCAGGTGAAGTCCCAGCCGCCGGAGGAAGATGCTGGTGGAACGGAAGCGGTAGCCATCGCGGCAACGGGCAGGCGGGCGGGAGCGGGCGAGAGGTCCACACGCCGGTCGGCCGCCTGGCTGCAGCGCGCGAGGAAGAGAGTTTtcgaggcggaggcggagacggcgCTTGGAGTTGGAGGCGCTGTGACCGTGATGGAAGGGGAGGGGGCTAGGCAGGGCCTGGGGCCTAGGGGTCCGCCGAACTTCGGGACAAGTGGGCTGGAAGGTGGCGTTCGCTGACCGGTACGTGATCTGGGCCTATGTAGTCCGCTTAGTCGATAGGGATGTGCGCGGGCTTTAGAACTTGGAAAAGGTCCATGTTATCTCTTTCAATTTTCACGAAAGTCCGTCTTTTCTCTCTGAACTTTAAAACCGAGCAAAACACCTCCCTCAATTTTTAAAatcgttcatcttacctccctcgccctgttataagcagttttgaaggcggtatttttttttcttttttatttattttggctgaatctttgaacaatcatagtaaatcacagaaaaattataaaatagaaaatccaattttgttggactctacaTGAGTAAATCTAtatagtgaacatataatatggtatgctttagtataaagtttttgttgtgactttagatctatgtttttctgtaattaattggaataatttatagctgcagtttctatggttcaattgtgatgaaatttttatggtgagctaattattgtatgattgaactatagtaaaaatttcatactcatgggatcatgtatagcttagttatagatttatttatatttaacaagcataaacctaaataaaatctataactaagttttacatgatccaatgagtatgacatttttactacagtttaagcatacaataattagtccaccataaaaatttcaccataattggaccatagaaactgcagctatgaattattccatttaattacaaaaaacatagatctaaagctacagcaaaaactttatactaaagcataccatattatatgttcacagtgtagatctactcatgtggagtcaaataaaattagattttctattttatgatttttctgtgatttactatgatttttcaaaaattcagctaaaataaataaaaaaagaaaaccgccttcaaaaccgcttataaccagGCCAGGAGGTAAGATGAaaggttttaaaagttgagggaggtgttttgcTTGGTTTTGAAGTTCAGGGAGGAAAAGCGGACTTTCGCGAAAATTGAAGGACGTAATGCAAACTTTTTCCTCATGGACGGGCCGTCATGTCGCAGCATGGCAGAGTTTCACTGGAGCAGATTTTGTCTTTGAAGGACGGAAGTCAGATGTCGACGCCCATATATTAGCTAGAAGCTCTGTAAATTTATCAAAAGACAGACATGTTTGATTTTTGAAGCCTCCGGATAGAGTTTGTAATTCTTATGATCTTATCCTACCGAATAAATAAAGTCAGTGCTACCCTTTAAAAAAAAGTAGGTAGCATACACGAGGTGAGGAGTGAGGTGTCACTACTCACTGGTCGAAGTTTCTTCCACTAAAAAAAAACAGTCGAAGTTTCCTAAAAAAAACTCACTAGTCGAAGtgacattttttttttaaaaaaaaaactactcgAAGTGTGACGCATTgacgcccacgccgcgcccgcaTGTACCGCTGCAGCACTGCCACAGAGAACGAGTCAGCACAGAGCTTCAGCCTTCCATCGCCCAGGAAAACACATTTGCAAATCAGTATCGCCATCGCACAAGAAAATCATGCTGCTTAACTAGTCCCACTCCCACATGGACTGTTGCGACACAAGAGACGATTTTTTCCTTAAGCTCTGCATTTTTCCCATGACATTGCAATACAAATCAAACGCTTGAAACTCTGAATACTAAATACTAATACAGATGGGAAGGATAAAAACAGTAATCGTTCATACTTCAAAGAGATATTCCTCCCATAAACCGTACTTGCCCTCCAGGCTCTAGCATTCACAAACCGTAGACGTTCTAAGTTTTACTACTGAAGCACTCATGCTGTCATGCAGAACATCTTCCCTTTTCTGGGTTGCAATCCTCTATCCACAAGTGACAGTTCAAGAAACGAACAAGTATCACAGTCTCAGTAATTCAGTATGCATTCGTAGCAATTGGCCAAATTACATGGACCCCAACAGTATCCCCCTTTGAAGGTAAACCGTCAAGTAAGCAAAATAACCCATCTAACCACTCAAGATTTTCTTACAAAAGAATTAGACCCCCAAGCCTTTCAGTCCACAGTCCCAAGCCATATATCTACAATCCACATTTCACTGTTTCAAGTATCCCTGACCAACTATAACCCCTCTTAATCCGGAATCAAAATCTTCTCGTGTAGTCATGTATGCATTGAATCATGTAACGTGCTTTGCCTTAACCTGAAGTGCTCTTTGGTCGCATTGCCCACACTCGCAGCAAAATAAATACCCATTGCTCTCCCTTGTATTCCATCACTCGACTTGCTCACCGATTAGATCGAGCCCAACAACCAAGAATGATACCCCTTGGAACAGAAGGAAGTAGAaatgtattccttgcaccgatagCAGGCTCCGAGCAGCTGCTGttaagaggaggaaggagagtgcTAGCTCCTTCCTGTATATCCTATTGTGTTTCTTCTTTTTGGAGTCCTTTTTTAGATTGGAAGACTCCTTTGTAAGGGAATCAAGGTTGGGTGCAGACCCTACCCTTTGCTGTTTAGACTGCTTCTCGACGAGGGCAATGAGATCACCCTCGGAAGAACGGCCTGATTTCTTGGTGACGACCCACTCGTAGGCACTCCCGAGCTGGAACAAGCCAGAAATCATGGCGTTGAATTTGGTTACTGACATGGTATTCTCAAATAGGAGATAGGGGACAATAAATGGGAAGGATTTGGGGGCTGGGAGGATGTTCAGCAAGGACATGGTTGCCGGAATGTAGCACACAACCCAGGCAGGGAGCTCAGCTTCAGGAATAAACATTGTCATGGGAAGGATGATGCAGAAAAGAGTGAAGGAATAGAAGGGCAAAATAAGCTTGCgaaggagaaagaaaagaaatatgAGGTTGAACTTCTTCCAAAATCCAATCTGCAGCAAAAGGAAGGAAAGGTTAGCCCCAGCACTAAAGAAGGGTCAAAATTTTCAGAAAAGAAAACATGATAACCTATTGTCGAGCATATAATCATAGAGAGCAACTATATTTGTTTTTCTACGAATGGCACAAAGGATATATAAGAATCATCGAGTCCCACAGAACAAACAAAACATAGACATCGGTAAGTACTTGAAATGTCACTCGTTAGCTTTGTATTTTGATATTATTTTCTTTGATAGAAGTGCGCTGCCCAAGTGCCCAGTTAGTTTGCAATTTTATTTACCCAAGCCTTAGCTATAGCCTATAGGAAACATTTAACCAATAAACATCACTACGACATTAAATGAGCAGACAATACATAAGTAATGAGGCtcaaaaggagagagagagagagagagagagagagatgccaTAAACTAGAATATGTCAAATTGGAATTACAtttctcaaagaaaaaaaaaagcaacaaacATAACTGGCACGGGCATACTCTCTCCGTCCCTAAAAAAGAGTCGCTATGGGAAtcatgttggtcaaactttctcaactttgactaggtttatagaaaatacgtacaacatttatatctccaaataagtttattatgaaagtatattcaacgatctacctaatgatactaattatgtactataaatattaatattttgttaaatatgtttggtcaaatttaaaatttgttgACTTTTTGGGAAGCGAGAATGACTCttttttagggacggagggagtataaaatAATGTACTCAATATAAGTTACTTTTTTCTATCTTGTTTCTGCTTCTGCAGCGTATTTCAAGGTTTCAAGCAAGTCCTCAAAATTGTGGGCAATCACAGTATGAATAATGGAAGATTGAAGACACATAACTTCATAAGTGACATTCAGTCTCTAGAAATCTATTTCACAATCCATCATGCTAATTATCACATTGAGTGGGCTGCTAAAACATTATCGACATGAAGAAAAGGATGAATGATCCTAAATCATGCACGAAAAAAGATCGCAAGTTCGCAACCatttaaaaaaattgaaaaatatGCATCCAAGGAAAGGTCCACACCTTTGATTTAATAATATCCACAAAGCAGAGTCTAAACAACTGCATGGGACCAGAATGCCATCGGTGTTGCTGTTTTCGGTATGCCTCATATGACTCTGGCAATTCACACTGGCACTGAAAGGATAATCATGCAACACTCATTTGTAATCACAAGTCTCAAatcaatataatataatataaccaTAAAGTAAAATGTTATATATGTAAGTACCTCAACATCGTTAAGGAACAGAAACTTCCAGCCCTTGAGATGTGCTCGGACAGCAATATCCATGTCCTCCACTGTTGTCCGCTCCATCCATCCACCTGAATCCTCAAGTGCCTTTATTCTCCACACTCCCGCCGTTCCGTTGAATCCAAAGAAACTGAGGAAGATCCCATTAACCTGCTGCTCCACCTCAAAGTGGAAGCAAAGGTTTATATTTTGCAGCCTAGTTAACAAGTTCTCATCCTTGTTCACAAAAGACCACCTTGCCTGAACTAACCCAACATCCTCATTGCCCTGGAAATCCCTCAAACAATGAGTCAGACAATTGAATTCACATGGACTCATCCTTAGATGAAAATGCAAGCAAAAGATGTCCGCCAAACCTTGAAATGGGGCACAGTTCGCTTCAGGAAGTCTGGCTGGGGTTGAAAATCAGCATCAAAGATAACAACAAACTCATAATCTTTTACATAGCTGCAGTTCATGGCTGACTTGAGATTTCCAGCCTTGTAGCCATCACGAATTACTCGGTGTCGGTACAATATGCGAACGCCTTCGCATTGCCACTTCTCCACCTCCTCTTTAATAAGTGCTGAAGTGGCagcatcatcagaatcgtctagCACCTGCACCAAGAAGTTGGGCCTTGGCCAATCCAGACCGCAAACAGCACCAATAGATTGCTGGTACACCTGCACACATATAAATCAAAGGAATGGGACATTTTGTTATAGTTCAAAATAAATGCACAATTAATCGACAATTCCCTGCTTTCAAGATTGTTAAAAAAATTCTAATCTTAGCCTTTCCTGAAGTAGTAATAATTTAGTAAAACGTAAAAAGATGCTAACATAATAACCATTTGTTTCAGTGGTTTCCTCCTCCAAGCCTACGATCAGTTCAATGGATGGTAGTCCTCTTTtgcaaaagataaaaaaaaatgtCCAGAACTCGTGAAAATTTTCTGTTCCTCCAACTTCCTAAATGTGTTTGGGGGGCCAAGGTGCAAAACAAGATAGACACGGATGTGTTCTAGAATCCTGTCTCCCAACCCCAGACCGGCTTTATTTTTCTTTGACCAATGACCACAAATTCCAATTTCAGAATCGAATTTTAACCCAACAACACTTTCAGAAGAAAAACCTCACCAAAATGTCGGTAGTAACTGACTAACTGTAGTAGTAAGTACGTAGTAACCATGTACTGGTGCTTTCGGGAGTTGTTGCCAGAAACTGAAACCGTCCCATACCATTTGTATGCATCACAACAATCCCCAGATGATACCAAGAACTAGAGCGAGCCCCCTTGTTTTTCCGCTAGTGGCACTACAGCCTAGGTTTCCCCACTCTAAAACTACCCTATCGACCATCTGTTGAGTCCTCCCAGTTTCAGCTTGAAAACCGAATCTTTCGGTCTCTGCAACCACCAATGCGGCTAGGGCACTCAAGGCCCAATCCCCAAATGCGACCTTGAACACATCCCAACAAAGGAATCGGACAGAGAATCGAAAACTTTGTTTGCTTTTGTTTCCAGCTCACCTCCTTCTCGTTGCACATTGGAATCTGCACGAGCACCATGGGAAACTCCCCGGTTGTGCCGGCCTCGACGTCATCCGACCCTTTGCCAGCAGCCTTGGGAGCAGGCTTCATGCCCTTGAGCTTGATCCAGAGGCAACCCAGGCAGAGGATAAGGCGGTCGGCGCTCTGGATCAAGAAGAGCACGACGCACGCGTTCGCCATGAACTGCAGCGCCGGCGCGAGGTACTCGAGGCGGACGCGCACCCAGGACGCGTACCCGGCGGCGAAGAGGCCCTCGACGGCGAGCAGGTCGGGGACGTCGACGGCGAGGTGCCAGCCCTGGAGGTGCGCGGCGACGTCGACGGCGAGGAGGAGCATGGACAGGACGAGGGAGGCGCGGAGGAAGCCGTAGAACCTGGTGCGCAGGGCGGGGCTCTCCCCGGGCGGCGTGGCGCCGGCGTCGTCGTCGGTCCGCCCCGCCGCCACCCGcctccgcgcggcggcggcgacggacagcgcggcggaggcggcgcccGTGAGCTTCCCCGCGGCGCGGTGCGCCTTGAGCAGCAGCACCCACGTGATCTGGCGAGCGTTCTTGCCGCGGCCAGCCTTGCcccccgccgccgcggccgccgactCCGGGACGGCCCAGTCCGGGCTctccatcttcaccaccaccgaCGTGCCCGCGCCGCCACCCCGCGCCTCCCGGCCCCACCACTGCGCCATTGGCACCTCGCGGCAGAACCCAAGCCTAGACGCCGCCGCTTCTTGGCTTTGGGCTTTGGCTCCCCCCTGAGCACAGACCCTCACCTCACCTCATCAACGAGACCACCTGTGGCCAAGGTGAACGACCGGAGACACACTCACACAGTCACACGACAGAAGAGGGGGCCATTGATTAATACGAGCTGGGACAAGGGAGGGAAATGCTGGTGAGGTAGAAGAGGCCGGCCGGACAGGACCCCACAACAGCCCGTTCGCTTGTTTGGTtgagtcagggcttatcagctgtttagtttctaaaattttgcaaatttttttaagattcctcgtcacattgaatctttgaCATATAcctgaagcattaaatataaataaaaaataaaactaattatacaatttagacgaaattcacgagacgaatcttttaatactaattagactatgatcggacaataattgccaaataacTATGAAAATACTATAGtactattttctaaaaaaattcgccaactaaacgaGGTCTTAGTCGTGTTAAAGTATTTCCTCCCATGACAAAAGAGTAACAGTGGGCTTATAAACAACCAGCAGCCCATTCGTTTGGCTATGGCCTGTCGTAAACGATTATAAATTTCTAaccaaaatagtattttttttctcacataaACTAGGTAACAGTATTTCTTTACAAATCAATAATCATATGAACTAACGAAGCAATCAGGCCGCAGAGGTGGAGCGCGCGGCCGCACGAGGAGAGGGAGAGcagggagcaggggaaggagcccacACTGCTCACCACGTCGCGGCGGGGATCCAATCCGCCTGGGCCCGGGCAAGTCCAACCTTTATGAGCCCCTATGATTACCgcgaccaccaccgccacctgctaATAATCAATTATCACTCCTACTTCTGCGTAGAAATCTcatctctttctttcctttttttttttcccTTTCGCTTCTGCTTCCAGCTGGAGtagagcacgagcacgagcacggtAGGAGAGCGAGAGGAGAGGCGGCCTTTACGCCACTCGGCAGGGCTAATCAGCTTGATCATCAATTAACTAATCCGCCATGCAAAGAAAGATTAACCGTGCGAAGACGGTGGTCTCGGTCTCGGGATCCGGCAAGTATCAGTTGTGCGGTCAGGCGCCTGGGCGGGGCTTCGTCACGGGGCCGCGGGGCACTGGCAGTTGCAGCGACGACAAGGTGAGGCGTGAGGGCGCAGGCGAGCGTGCGACGCAGACGGCAGACGCAGCGCGAGCGCAACCAACTGCACCGGCAGCACAGCAGGCATCGGAAGCGACGGGGCACGTGAGGTGCGGGCGACTGATTCGTTGCGTGGAGCCGTGGAGCCGGGACGCGGGCTGTCGGTGGCGACCAGGCCCCTGCCCCAGCCGGCCGGCAGCCGCTAGTAACTGATGACTGCGCTGCACGACGATTAGTTTTGactatggcttgtcgtaa
Coding sequences within:
- the LOC136453057 gene encoding EKC/KEOPS complex subunit PCC1-like codes for the protein MATASVPPASSSGGWDFTCNLEVDYGSEENASIVYKTLAVDKELQPDKVKREMTLSGSKLAVRFAAVEARFLRASFNAFVDLMGLATKLVEEYGVATEGHS
- the LOC136453058 gene encoding probable xyloglucan glycosyltransferase 1, which produces MAQWWGREARGGGAGTSVVVKMESPDWAVPESAAAAAGGKAGRGKNARQITWVLLLKAHRAAGKLTGAASAALSVAAAARRRVAAGRTDDDAGATPPGESPALRTRFYGFLRASLVLSMLLLAVDVAAHLQGWHLAVDVPDLLAVEGLFAAGYASWVRVRLEYLAPALQFMANACVVLFLIQSADRLILCLGCLWIKLKGMKPAPKAAGKGSDDVEAGTTGEFPMVLVQIPMCNEKEVYQQSIGAVCGLDWPRPNFLVQVLDDSDDAATSALIKEEVEKWQCEGVRILYRHRVIRDGYKAGNLKSAMNCSYVKDYEFVVIFDADFQPQPDFLKRTVPHFKGNEDVGLVQARWSFVNKDENLLTRLQNINLCFHFEVEQQVNGIFLSFFGFNGTAGVWRIKALEDSGGWMERTTVEDMDIAVRAHLKGWKFLFLNDVECQCELPESYEAYRKQQHRWHSGPMQLFRLCFVDIIKSKIGFWKKFNLIFLFFLLRKLILPFYSFTLFCIILPMTMFIPEAELPAWVVCYIPATMSLLNILPAPKSFPFIVPYLLFENTMSVTKFNAMISGLFQLGSAYEWVVTKKSGRSSEGDLIALVEKQSKQQRVGSAPNLDSLTKESSNLKKDSKKKKHNRIYRKELALSFLLLTAAARSLLSVQGIHFYFLLFQGVSFLVVGLDLIGEQVE